A genomic region of Zea mays cultivar B73 chromosome 6, Zm-B73-REFERENCE-NAM-5.0, whole genome shotgun sequence contains the following coding sequences:
- the LOC118472228 gene encoding exopolygalacturonase-like, with protein MACTNNAMRALFLLVLFCIVHGEKEESKGIDAKASRPGGSFDITKLGASGNGKTDSTKAVQEAWASACGDTGKQTILIPKGDFLVGQLNFTGPCKGDVTIHVDGNLLATMDLSQYKEHGNWIEILRVDNLVITGKGNLDGLGPAVWSKNSCAKKYDCKILPNSLVMDFVNNEEVSGVTLLNSKFFHMKFAREMYQCKDMLIKDVTVTALGDSPNTDGIHMGDSSGITITNTVISVSDDCISFSPGTSKVNITGVTYGSGHGISIGSLGRYKDEKDDTNINVKDCTLKKTTFGVRIKAYEDAASVLTVSKIHYENIKMEDSANPIFIDMKYCPNKLCTANDASKVTVKDVTFKNITGTSSTPEAVSLLCSAKIPCTGVTMDDINVEYSGTNNKTMAICTNAKGSTKGCLKELACF; from the exons ATGGCGTGCACAAACAATGCGATGAGAGCCTTGTTCCTCCTGGTCCTCTTCTGCATCGTGCATGGTGAGAAGGAAGAGTCAAAGGGCATCGATGCGAAAGCGTCCAGGCCTGGTGGGTCCTTCGACATCACCAAGTTGGGCGCCTCCGGCAATGGCAAGACAGACAGCACGAAGGCTGTGCAGGAGGCATGGGCATCAGCATGCGGCGACACCGGGAAGCAAACAATCCTCATACCCAAGGGCGACTTCCTTGTCGGACAACTCAACTTCACAGGCCCGTGCAAGGGCGACGTGACCATCCATGTGGATGGCAATCTACTGGCGACCATGGACCTAAGCCAGTACAAGGAACATGGTAATTGGATCGAGATTCTACGCGTGGATAACCTGGTCATCACCGGCAAGGGAAACCTTGACGGATTGGGCCCAGCCGTTTGGAGCAAGAACTCCTGCGCCAAGAAGTACGACTGCAAGATCCTTCCCAACTCACTGGTGATGGACTTCGTGAACAATGAGGAGGTGTCCGGGGTCACTCTGCTCAACTCCAAGTTCTTCCACATGAAA TTTGCTCGAGAAATGTACCAGtgcaaggacatgctgatcaaggACGTGACCGTGACGGCGCTTGGGGACAGCCCCAACACGGATGGCATCCACATGGGCGACTCATCCGGGATCACCATCACCAACACCGTCATCAGCGTCAGCGACGATTGCATCTCCTTCAGCCCCGGGACCTCCAAGGTGAACATCACCGGCGTGACCTACGGCTCCGGCCACGGCATCAGCATCGGCAGCCTAGGGCGGTACAAGGATGAGAAGGACGACACAAACATCaacgtcaaggattgcactcttaAGAAGACGACCTTCGGCGTCCGCATCAAGGCGTACGAGGACGCCGCTTCCGTGCTCACCGTCTCCAAGATCCATTATGAGAATATCAAGATGGAGGACTCAGCCAACCCCATCTTCATCGACATGAAGTACTGCCCCAACAAGTTATGTACtgccaacgacgcctccaaggtcACCGTCAAGGACGTCACCTTCAAGAACATCACCGGCACCTCCTCCACCCCGGAGGCCGTCAGCCTGCTCTGCTCTGCCAAGATCCCATGCACCGGCGTAACCATGGACGACATCAACGTCGAGTATAGCGGCACCAACAACAAGACCATGGCTATATGCACGAACgccaagggcagcaccaagggttGCCTCAAGGAGCTTGCATGCTTCTAG